From Solea senegalensis isolate Sse05_10M linkage group LG16, IFAPA_SoseM_1, whole genome shotgun sequence:
CTCACAGACAAAGACTTTGCCTCTgcacatcacaaaacacaaaatcagtacatataaatgaattaattattgaCAGTGGGTTCACACTGAACACGCTTAAAATCTGTGACTCATACTAAGTCAACACAAGGACGCAACAAAATTACAGTTGTGGTTTGTGGTTGTGGTTGCCTGCAGTTTTACAACGTTTATACTTCCAGTTACAATCCTTCTAGTGAACGTTATTGGGCTTCCAGAAATCACCATAGCTACAAACGGCACAAAAACAATCCTGtggtgtgtttggtgtgaacacagcacaacactgtGTTACAACAAAGTATTACTTCCCTTCATATTTTCGTCTCAATAACAAACAAGAGACATCATCTCACCTGCATTGGGAACCTGTAGGTCGATCTTAACGTCAAAATCGTGGACTTTAAACAAGTCCTCTGAGAGGTCAGTGGTTGGTTTGGGGACGTCTTTATCTTTTGAATTCGGTTGTCCCTTTATAACAGAggaacagacaaaaaaatgatattagaCCTCTTTATGGTAAAGCTACTAATCTATTTCATGTGGTAATAGCTCCTGTTGGAACATAAACTCATAATAAACCACCATACAAATTCATATGACAAGAGTGAATATGTGAAAGAACAGAGAGTGGTGCTTTACCAGTTTGTTCTTCTCAGCACTCGCAGGATCTTGTCCTGACCCAGAGCCGTACTTCTGGTTGAGATGAGCGAGAATAGCTGCGTGGACTGATGGATCTCTGGCCTACACAACCAGCAGGAGCAAAACACCCGATTAGAGGAACAGATCTACAGTCAACCACATTTGCTTACAATGTACATATAAAAATggaatttaaaacaaacttacaTTTGACACCATTGTGGGTTTGCACTGTCTTCGAGTGAAAGGGTCCATTTGCTGGTTTTTGGCGTTTTGTCCTTCAGCCTGGACGAAAACAGGGAAACGAAAATGAGTGTCTTTCAACAGCAAAGTGGCTTGGACAACTGACGTGTTAACCTTTACATTCAACAAGTGATGGCATCACTGGTGCTCATATTAAGGTAAAGACACATGCAGCACTCTCCTGGAAAATATGGTGTGCTGAGAGAATTAATTTATCATGACATTTTCCTCACTAATATCAAAAAAACAGTATTCTACTAGTGAGAATAGAGACTTAGAATTACTATTGAGTGTTTTACtttcgattaatcaattactaaattcatcatctattttgataatcgactaATcaatttttcaataattaaacaagttctttaatgtgaatatttcctggctTCTGTGCTctatataataaagaaatcattcaaatatgaATAAGAGCATTATCATTTCAATGGGAAACATCGATCataatttttcaacattttctggaccaataaactaattgattaatcagggGGGGAAGAAAATCGTTGACAgcttaatcgatgatgaaaataataactaGTTGCTAGTTTATCAAATTTGAGCTACTTCCATTAAtagtcttttataataaaagtcATCACAGTGAACTGAGCAGATGTACAGTATTATGAGACAAATGCACTTACCACGAGAGCTTTCTCAGATTCAACAATATTCCAGCTTCTGTTCCTCTGGTTAATGTAGCTGCATTGTAAAATAGGATTTTTTTTAGTCTCTCTATTCAATTTCATTGTACATAATACACCGTGGAAGCATAATTTGAAATTTAGTATTACATGCTAATATAAGTGTTGCTGATGTACCTGATAGCAGAGATGTTCTTGGTCCTCTGTCTGTCAAGTGCTTCTGCTCTTTCCTCGAGCTCGTTCAGCTCATCCTGGATCACTTTCACCTTATCACCGTCTCCATTCTCTTCTGCCATTGCCTTGATTCAAAACAAaggcaagaaaaagaaaagtcagaccAAAACACTTTTGGAGTAACTTCACTTGTGTTGACAttaaacatcacattttcaagTGCTTTTACTTCACCTTATCTTTCAGTAACTGCGTTTTCTTCATGGCGTAATTTGGTGGTGCTTTCCGGAATCTGTCCTTTTCTTTAACAATCTGcagaaagtaaaacaagaaaTCTTATTGTCCCTCTGTCCATGAGGAAACCAGTGCGGAGACATTTCAAGAAACTTGACTTACATCCTCTATGTCTTTGTCGTTGAACTTGTAGTTCAGAGCTTCTTTGATGGACTGCTCCTTTTTGGTGACTTCGTCAAGAGTTGGTACTTGCATCCCAGCAACAATCATCTGCAAAGAAGAGAATCAAAGGATTTGTCTcttgagataagataagatgaactttatttatccctcaAAGGGGATATTCcctctttttaaatacacttacTGCCTCTTTCCACTTCATGAACTCGCTTTCTGTAAATTCCTGATTCGATACAAATTCAAGCCTGAAAACCCTTGTGTCGCCCCCGTGCCTGAGGAAGATACAAAACACGAGTAATAATGTAAGAGCAGGACCCCATGACtcccttaaaaataaatatagaatttGAAACTGCATTCCTACCTTAACTGTAATCCCTTGTTTGTTCGTGTCGTACCAAGCTGGTAAACTTTTGCCGTCTCCACCACATCCATAATTTCAGCAacctttcaacaacaaaaaaatttaTTAAAAGGCGATCTATGTAAGAAACGTATCACATTAACACATAAAATAACCAAAGTGCCACCAGATATTATTAAgcatgttaaattgaaatagtAGTTAACAATGGTGCAGCCAATTGCATAATAGACTGTCATTTGCAGGCCACAAATTGATGTTGTGGTTTGGTCCCccacacaaacaataacacgAGTAGCACTTCAACACATTGGATGCCAGCAGAGCAGGCAAGCTGTTAGCTTGCTCACAATCCCGGACCTAAAAAGCCCCAAAACCCCTCAAAAAATGTCttgaccagaggagaagaaaagagaaaagacagccGACAACCATCTTCCATTTTCTCTTGGTCACTTTATCGGTAGATAATTAATGTATATACTTTTTTACAAATGTCGTTATCCCCACTGCTGCTCTAAAGCAAACTTTCAATCGTTGCTGTTGCTGACATACGAAAATGAACCAAATACAttcaattaacaaaaaaaaaacagataggACAGTTATGTATGTGGATGTGTTGAGTAACCAATTTTGAATGCTAAATTTTGCCATTGTAAAGAGACTTTACCGCAAAGACAAACTCACCCTGTAAActggtttactgctgctgttcccaATCCCTATCCTCACAAAGCAGCCGGTCACTGTCTTAGCAAAGAAGGGCATGTGGCACCAGCGCTCCAGCTTGTTTCTGGACAGGCGGACTCTGTTCAGCTCATCTGGTAGTGAAACGGGCTGTGACTTTGGTGGAGTCTCCTCTTTCCTGTGAGCATAAACACACAGCGTTGAAGCAGAGGACAGGGAAGAAGTCATGGTGAGTACGCATAATGACACTTACTCGTCGTCATCATACGACGAAGAGCGCGAACTTCGGTCGCTTTTGACCGATGACTtgtcatcgtcctcctcttcctcctcctcgtcgtcaGAGTAAACTTCACTCGTCTTCAGGGGCAGGCGTTTGGCCAGAAGCTCGGCTGCTCACCAAAGACAAGTGTCAGGATTTAGAATTTGAACGACACAATcatgtcacaaacaaaaaaaagatatatacataaaaaaaaaaacacacccacctgttttgtttttctttttctcacgtTCAGCTTTGAGTTCTTCCATGGCCTGAGACTTCTTGTCAAGCTTTTCGTCACGTTTTGATCGTCTCTCCTTGTTGTGTGACGTGACCTAGAGAAGAAAGAACATTTCAATAATAATGTACAGAGACGTGAACACATTGGTGCGTTTGTCTTATTCTATAAGTCCGATATATTTAACCTCTTCTTCCCGGTCGCCCCTGGTACCGGAGGCAGACCCACTCACTGTGGCACATACGTATCAAAGGCATGTTTACCTTTGATCATTCTTGACATGCAGCATACCCACAGAAAGCTCAGAAACTTGGctaaaagctcataaaaacCATTCTTATGTTCCCCAAACACAGACTTAACGCTAAACTGATCGAACCAACACGAGCCGAAAACACCataacagtgtaaacattgaAAAGCGGCACCGGAGAATCAGCGTagtcatgttaaaaaaaactttacaaatCCCAACGGTACcgcaaaataagagcaaaacaacaactcactttcAAGAAATACAACCAGAAATGTTGTCTCACCTTTGCAAAACAAGTTATTTTCACTGCTTCTAAAGGAGAACTAgacttcccagcatgctttggggACTGTTCCCGGTCTGATTGGTCATTCCAGACGGACATTGGCTCGTTCTGATTGGAGAAGGGCGAATGTCCGTCAAACTACGTCATACGTATTTGTGTCCTTCTGACGTGCGAACGGAGGGAGCTACGTGCATTTGGAGACCGCAGCCTGATCCTATTGGTTTAGAGGATTAaaacgagctgtcaatcacccagaATGGCCAATGCTAGCCGGAGCTATGGCCCTGAACAGGCTGAGGCTCAGAGTTGTCTTTGACGCTCCAGAGAAAAATGGCGCatatatattgatttttttaattatttttttttttccaatgcaaaacaagtttttattagACCAATAGTGACAcgtaaataaaattaaatgggtTTAATAATTTTGTACCCGTAAAAACCGCTGTAGTTTtactctgcttcacttcagcatcatcagactttgcacagctaatgtccacatgttgttacatgacttccatgagttttaatgcttttaatgcacatttttaatgctaatatttattttaaaatgcaatatttctttaaatactTCATTAATGGTGGGTcccatctgcatttactctggcACAGTGGTATCCACAGTGAAACTTACACGTCTGGTGGAATCTGACAAGTGTTATCTTTATTCTGAGAAGAGGTTAAAATACCCATGAATCTGGACTCACCGCTTGTATGTCTGGAACCTGAGATAGCTTCCTTTTTTCTTGCTCTTcctcctgtttctttttcttctcctctttctcttttttctttgccGTCTTCagctttttcttaatttcaaaCCTGTCAACACACCCGGTCGGAAATGAGTAACCGTGAGCTCAACAACAGCAGTGTGAGAATCTCAGACTCTAGTTTTGAGAACTGGGATGAGATAAAATGCAATGGTGAATTGAACCATTACCATTATTTTAAGGGTGATATCACTCACCGTCTCTTTAGCACCTCCCTTTTCTCAATTCTGTTGAACAGCTCTtgttctctctccttctctgtcatCTGCTCCAGACGAGCTCTGTCCTCTGCGTCTCCCATCAAGTCGTCATCGTAACCGTCTTTAAACACCTCGTCCTCAGATGAGTCCGAGTCTGAGCTGGAGGACGAACTGTTGCTCTCTGAATCAGACACCTCGCCTGGGAAAGAGCAATTAATTCACATAAACTGGAATCAATAAGTGGAGACTTAACCAATAACATTGCTTCTTTTCATTGTGAACTCTCTACACCATCTTTCCTGATCACGCAAAACTTTAAGCAGTGAAGAATACACCAACAGAAAATTAAGGGAGCCATATGGTGGTTCAATGTGTGTGGAAAATACCTGGAAAAATGGGTTCGGACATTTAGGGCTCAACGATGcgttattgtgataattattttaaaacaaataaaaagtatcAATATAAAGTGTACACTGCAggtattctgttttgttttcagtttcagtttaaaGACAGTTTGTGatacagtttttttctctccatgtaGTGAAGCATATTTTTTTGATCAACTTGATAAATTTTGATCAAATTCCCAGAACTTTTCTTGTAGTTTTTCAATCACCTTATGGAACAGTATcaggattttaaatgttttattaaccaTAATGTGGCTCCCTTAAATTTCTGTGTGTATTCTTCACTGCTAAAACGTTTGCgtcatctttcaactcaaaaggttgtgggttcgattcccggctccgctagtcaaCATGCcaaagtgtccttgggcaagacactttaaccccatgttgtgtgtaaaataaaaggcacaaaataaataagGGCATATAAATAACAACACCAATAGGCTAGGAAAAAGGATATGAAATCTCTAACACtgtacaaattaaaaacagaatacaaataatgtaaaaagAGTAAACAGGGAATATAAACAAACTATAAACACCATCCTATCTGAATGTCGGTAAATGTTTATAGGGAATATTTGTGTTGGCAGCTTAGCTGCTGCTCTGACATAAAGGGGATAATCAAGTGAGTCACCTCATCCCAGCTGCCTAAAATACCTGAAGACATGTCAGGTCATCTACATTCCAGGTCAAGtcattctgatttatttacGCTTTCTGACAGACTTCATGAACATGAGATGTATTGGTTTGCTGCCACGGCCCCCACCATCATGAGTAAAGCACGTCCACATACCCTCCTCAGGTGCAGAGCTTTCTGCTGAGCTGTCGCCATCAGAGCTGCCAGATGCTGTTGCTTTATTCACTTTCTTCTTcgtggtgtttttcttctcagacCCTTTTCCTGGTTTAACCTTCTTTTTGCCTTTGGTGCCACCCACAGTCCActagacagagacaaaaaaaaagaaaagttgtggGATATACTAGATATGCTTGTCTAACAACATTCTGACATGTTTACACtatagctgtgtttccact
This genomic window contains:
- the rtf1 gene encoding RNA polymerase-associated protein RTF1 homolog, yielding MVNVKKRKGRVVIDSDSEDSASDDNLDQELLSLAKRKRVDSGEQEDPVSKPAASTDSETSDSDDEWTVGGTKGKKKVKPGKGSEKKNTTKKKVNKATASGSSDGDSSAESSAPEEGEVSDSESNSSSSSSDSDSSEDEVFKDGYDDDLMGDAEDRARLEQMTEKEREQELFNRIEKREVLKRRFEIKKKLKTAKKKEKEEKKKKQEEEQEKRKLSQVPDIQAVTSHNKERRSKRDEKLDKKSQAMEELKAEREKKKNKTAELLAKRLPLKTSEVYSDDEEEEEEDDDKSSVKSDRSSRSSSYDDDEKEETPPKSQPVSLPDELNRVRLSRNKLERWCHMPFFAKTVTGCFVRIGIGNSSSKPVYRVAEIMDVVETAKVYQLGTTRTNKGLQLRHGGDTRVFRLEFVSNQEFTESEFMKWKEAMIVAGMQVPTLDEVTKKEQSIKEALNYKFNDKDIEDIVKEKDRFRKAPPNYAMKKTQLLKDKAMAEENGDGDKVKVIQDELNELEERAEALDRQRTKNISAISYINQRNRSWNIVESEKALVAEGQNAKNQQMDPFTRRQCKPTMVSNARDPSVHAAILAHLNQKYGSGSGQDPASAEKNKLGQPNSKDKDVPKPTTDLSEDLFKVHDFDVKIDLQVPNAEAKSLSVSSNALPVKDGAPRRSLNLEDYKKRRGLI